Proteins from a single region of Natrinema salifodinae:
- a CDS encoding dicarboxylate/amino acid:cation symporter: MSTTDESLPRRVWTRYRSIPIIYRIAVAFVIGTAVGAFVGERAAVLSPLGDLFLRLLEMLIVPLIVFTLLGGMRKLTPSRLGKVGGLTVALYAATTTIAAAIGLAVANLFDPGAGVEFTGGEAQEAEPPTVSEVVLGIVPENPLAAMVEGDILGTIFVVVVFGLALTMVRESTTEEPVADAIDGFFAFVDAGTRALFKIVWGVMEYGVIGVFALMAASIGTEGLGTIVQLGALVAVIAVGIAIHMTVTYLGVMTIGILGQSPLAFLRGAKDAMVTAFTIRSSSGTLPVTIADAEENLRIDESIYGFGLPLGATINMDGAAIRQAVTAVFAANMVGVSLGLGDQVLILATVILISIGTAGVPGAGLIMLTVILNAVGLPLEIVGFVAGVDPILGRIATTNNVTGDLAVASVVGKWTDAIDLSSGVWADAPAPSGDESVTADD; the protein is encoded by the coding sequence ATGAGTACGACCGACGAGTCGTTGCCCCGACGAGTCTGGACCCGGTATCGCTCGATTCCGATCATCTATCGTATCGCGGTCGCGTTCGTTATCGGAACGGCTGTCGGTGCATTCGTCGGCGAACGGGCCGCCGTCCTCAGTCCGCTGGGCGATCTCTTCCTGCGGCTGCTCGAGATGTTGATCGTTCCGTTGATCGTCTTCACGCTTCTGGGCGGGATGCGCAAGCTAACGCCGTCACGGCTCGGGAAAGTCGGCGGACTGACCGTCGCGCTCTACGCCGCGACGACGACGATCGCGGCCGCGATCGGCCTCGCCGTCGCGAACCTCTTCGATCCCGGGGCGGGCGTCGAGTTCACGGGCGGCGAGGCACAGGAAGCCGAACCGCCGACCGTCTCCGAAGTCGTCCTCGGAATCGTCCCCGAGAATCCGCTGGCTGCGATGGTCGAAGGCGACATCCTCGGAACGATCTTCGTCGTCGTCGTCTTCGGCCTGGCCCTGACGATGGTCCGCGAATCGACGACCGAGGAACCCGTCGCGGACGCGATCGACGGCTTCTTCGCGTTCGTCGACGCCGGCACCCGGGCCCTGTTCAAGATCGTCTGGGGCGTCATGGAGTACGGCGTGATCGGCGTCTTCGCGCTGATGGCCGCCTCGATCGGGACCGAGGGGCTGGGCACGATCGTCCAGCTCGGCGCGCTCGTGGCCGTCATCGCGGTCGGGATTGCGATTCACATGACGGTGACGTACCTCGGCGTGATGACCATCGGGATCCTCGGTCAGTCCCCGCTCGCGTTCCTGCGGGGCGCGAAAGACGCCATGGTGACGGCGTTTACGATCCGCTCCTCGAGCGGCACGCTACCGGTGACGATCGCCGACGCCGAGGAGAATCTCCGGATTGACGAATCGATCTACGGCTTCGGGCTGCCGCTGGGCGCGACGATCAACATGGATGGCGCGGCGATTCGGCAGGCTGTTACGGCAGTATTCGCCGCCAACATGGTCGGCGTCTCGCTCGGTCTGGGTGATCAGGTGCTGATCCTCGCGACCGTGATCCTGATCAGCATCGGGACCGCCGGCGTCCCCGGCGCGGGACTGATCATGCTCACCGTCATCCTGAACGCCGTCGGCCTCCCGCTGGAGATCGTCGGCTTCGTCGCCGGCGTCGATCCGATCCTCGGTCGGATCGCGACGACGAACAACGTCACCGGGGACCTCGCCGTCGCGTCGGTCGTCGGCAAGTGGACCGATGCGATCGACCTCTCGAGCGGAGTCTGGGCCGACGCGCCCGCCCCCAGCGGCGACGAGAGCGTCACGGCCGACGACTGA
- a CDS encoding S8 family serine peptidase, whose product MSRDDSLDRGRRTVLKGAGALGALLGAGPVGGTDRGLNPERKRGRGPKRNPGRERGPETEEVLVGVHSDVADVHGRVRGITPNVASVARANDSLKYATVEFPPQVSDQVRRNFSKTVAAAEGLSYVEENAALQQFYTPNDPYYDDQYAPQQVNCEAAWETTLGDDDVVVSVVDQGIQYDHPDLEPTMDARIGEDFVGDDGDPYPVNAGENHGTHVGGIAVGATDNGTGHAGISNCSALSARALDDAGSGSVADIADAIQWSADAGADVITLSLGSPTHSETLANACEYAAARGSLLVGAAGNDFGGNVAYPAAYNEVLAVSSLDESESLSEFSNTGPEIDLAAPGSGVLSAVPFDEYGRLSGTSMAAPVVAGVAGLVRSAYPDVSADRLREHLRATAVDVGLAAEQQGAGRVDAAAAVNTPPGETTGDETDGTDETDETDEPLSGACGDEAVSARVDGYLTSGGWSDADAYRYSLHTADPCAATVALDGPADATFDLYLTRDGRRPSRWDYDEASAGAGSDEEISVSLSGGEELGILVVAESGSGDYALTIDELGR is encoded by the coding sequence ATGTCACGAGACGATTCCCTCGATCGGGGTCGGCGCACAGTGCTCAAAGGGGCCGGTGCTCTCGGCGCGTTGCTCGGCGCGGGACCGGTCGGCGGTACGGACCGAGGTCTGAACCCCGAACGGAAACGGGGGCGGGGACCGAAACGGAATCCGGGACGGGAGCGAGGACCGGAAACGGAGGAGGTGCTGGTCGGCGTCCATTCTGACGTCGCCGACGTGCACGGGCGGGTCCGCGGAATCACGCCCAACGTCGCGAGCGTCGCACGCGCGAACGATTCGCTCAAGTACGCGACGGTGGAGTTCCCGCCGCAGGTCTCGGACCAGGTACGCCGGAACTTCTCGAAAACGGTCGCGGCGGCCGAGGGTCTCTCGTACGTCGAGGAAAACGCCGCGCTCCAGCAGTTCTATACGCCGAACGACCCCTACTACGACGACCAGTACGCACCCCAGCAGGTCAACTGCGAGGCCGCCTGGGAGACGACGCTCGGCGACGACGACGTCGTCGTCTCCGTCGTCGATCAAGGTATCCAGTACGACCACCCCGACCTCGAGCCGACCATGGACGCCCGCATCGGCGAGGACTTCGTCGGCGACGACGGCGATCCGTACCCGGTCAACGCCGGCGAGAACCACGGCACGCACGTCGGCGGCATCGCCGTCGGAGCGACGGACAACGGAACCGGACACGCGGGGATCAGTAACTGCTCGGCGCTGAGCGCCCGCGCGCTCGACGACGCCGGTTCGGGGTCGGTCGCCGACATCGCTGACGCGATCCAGTGGTCGGCCGACGCCGGGGCGGACGTCATCACCCTCTCGCTGGGCAGCCCGACGCACTCGGAGACGCTCGCGAACGCCTGCGAGTACGCCGCCGCCCGGGGATCGCTCCTCGTCGGCGCGGCGGGCAACGACTTCGGCGGGAACGTCGCCTACCCCGCCGCGTACAACGAGGTGCTGGCCGTCTCCTCGCTCGACGAGAGCGAGTCCCTCTCCGAGTTCTCCAACACCGGCCCGGAGATCGACCTCGCCGCGCCCGGGAGCGGCGTCCTCTCGGCGGTCCCGTTCGACGAGTACGGGCGGCTCTCGGGGACGTCCATGGCGGCCCCCGTCGTCGCCGGCGTCGCCGGCCTGGTGCGCTCGGCCTATCCCGATGTCTCGGCCGACCGCCTGCGCGAGCACCTCCGGGCGACGGCCGTCGACGTCGGCCTCGCTGCGGAACAGCAGGGCGCTGGGCGCGTCGACGCGGCGGCCGCCGTGAACACGCCGCCTGGCGAGACGACGGGCGATGAGACGGATGGAACCGACGAGACGGACGAGACCGACGAGCCACTGTCCGGAGCGTGCGGTGACGAGGCGGTCAGCGCCAGGGTCGACGGCTACCTCACCAGCGGCGGCTGGAGCGACGCCGACGCGTACCGCTACTCGCTGCACACGGCCGATCCGTGTGCCGCGACCGTGGCCCTCGACGGCCCGGCGGACGCGACGTTCGACCTCTACCTGACTCGCGACGGACGGCGCCCCTCTCGGTGGGACTACGACGAGGCTTCGGCGGGCGCCGGCAGCGACGAGGAGATCTCGGTCTCGCTGTCGGGCGGTGAGGAACTCGGAATCCTCGTCGTCGCCGAGTCGGGTAGCGGCGACTACGCGCTGACGATCGACGAACTCGGTCGGTGA
- a CDS encoding DUF5611 family protein: protein MKEYKMRRGEYLEERIPDMESTVEEYFGPITETEEYKGSDLYVIGEPDNPVFEKIVVGTVEYSGKKDKLGVEFYERDPTELGPEELEAAGEAVDLKNDFLLEATGRDAKARRDSMKRSVEDDPDHDF from the coding sequence ATGAAGGAGTACAAGATGCGTCGCGGTGAATATCTCGAGGAGCGAATCCCCGACATGGAGTCGACCGTCGAGGAATACTTCGGCCCCATCACGGAGACCGAGGAGTACAAGGGCAGCGACCTTTACGTGATCGGGGAGCCGGATAATCCCGTCTTCGAGAAAATCGTCGTCGGGACCGTTGAATACTCCGGCAAGAAGGACAAACTCGGCGTCGAGTTCTACGAGCGCGATCCCACGGAACTCGGCCCGGAGGAACTCGAAGCGGCCGGCGAGGCGGTCGATCTGAAGAACGACTTCCTGCTTGAGGCGACCGGTCGGGACGCAAAGGCCCGCCGCGACTCGATGAAACGCTCCGTCGAGGACGACCCGGACCACGACTTCTAG
- a CDS encoding DUF7093 family protein encodes MVLRCSLLGHDFGEAEVEREREERGSEVVVTVQEYEECSRCGDRNVISENTEVTSLSAGTTADPRPDEPTSEPTDAPLDPDATEETAPGTETDAEFIDADAPADDAELVDADSAESAAHATGPAANANATDAPGETADAVDADEDEIALPTDDNGEPVTDDGEILDDDDEPTGAPDRDRDHGEWPDSDDVGPPVGEDSEPAAWPDDGPGADAGSETGADTGVGIEDDIDPAAIEDDAVLLENDASTDELGAADDPAGTDARTVTAEPPTADRDEPESEAATDSGTGIERANSAPTPAESDGGPADGVPTEFYCPRCDFVANGDRASLRAGDICPDCRKGYLSERERQ; translated from the coding sequence ATGGTCCTGCGATGTTCGCTGCTCGGACACGACTTCGGCGAGGCCGAGGTCGAACGCGAGCGCGAAGAACGGGGCAGCGAGGTCGTCGTTACCGTCCAGGAGTACGAAGAGTGTTCCCGCTGTGGCGATCGCAACGTCATCAGCGAAAACACCGAGGTGACGAGCCTCTCCGCCGGAACGACCGCCGACCCACGCCCCGACGAACCTACCAGTGAACCGACAGACGCGCCGCTCGACCCCGACGCTACCGAGGAGACGGCTCCCGGTACCGAGACGGACGCCGAATTCATCGACGCCGACGCGCCCGCCGACGACGCCGAACTCGTCGATGCCGATAGCGCCGAGTCGGCTGCCCACGCGACCGGTCCCGCCGCGAACGCGAACGCGACCGACGCGCCTGGCGAGACGGCCGACGCCGTCGATGCCGATGAGGACGAGATTGCACTTCCGACCGACGACAACGGCGAGCCCGTCACCGACGACGGGGAAATTCTCGACGATGACGACGAGCCGACCGGCGCCCCCGATCGCGACCGCGACCACGGCGAGTGGCCCGACTCCGACGACGTCGGGCCGCCGGTCGGCGAGGACTCGGAACCGGCCGCCTGGCCGGACGACGGACCGGGTGCGGACGCCGGTTCCGAGACCGGGGCCGATACCGGAGTCGGAATCGAGGACGATATCGATCCGGCCGCGATCGAAGACGACGCGGTACTCCTCGAGAACGACGCATCGACGGACGAGCTCGGCGCTGCCGACGACCCCGCCGGGACCGACGCCCGAACGGTGACGGCAGAGCCGCCGACGGCGGACCGCGACGAGCCCGAGTCCGAGGCTGCGACCGATTCAGGAACCGGAATCGAACGGGCCAACTCGGCCCCGACGCCGGCCGAAAGCGACGGCGGGCCGGCCGACGGCGTGCCGACGGAGTTCTACTGTCCGAGGTGTGACTTCGTCGCCAACGGCGACCGCGCCTCGCTGCGCGCGGGGGACATCTGTCCCGACTGCCGAAAGGGGTACCTCAGCGAGCGCGAGCGTCAGTAG
- a CDS encoding DUF6432 family protein, whose product MRAKREFRNREGTEVAILDELVDRADDGMTVFELRAAVEVDIDELEEALSTLKDDDLIVVESGNETVIKPADRVVPDEPTDEDDERSIGDWLRERIPF is encoded by the coding sequence ATGAGAGCAAAGCGGGAGTTCCGGAACCGAGAGGGAACGGAGGTGGCGATCCTCGACGAACTGGTCGACCGCGCGGACGACGGAATGACCGTCTTCGAACTCCGGGCGGCCGTCGAGGTCGACATCGACGAGCTCGAAGAGGCCCTCTCGACGCTCAAGGATGACGACCTGATCGTCGTCGAATCCGGCAACGAGACGGTGATCAAACCCGCGGATCGGGTCGTCCCCGACGAGCCGACCGACGAGGACGACGAACGGTCGATCGGGGACTGGCTCCGCGAACGAATTCCTTTTTGA
- the ygfZ gene encoding CAF17-like 4Fe-4S cluster assembly/insertion protein YgfZ, translating to MSVIESIHADHGATFGERAGRTIVEHYGRPERTQRAVRNGVGLLELAYGVIVVEGDDRIEYVDNVVSNRVPAEDGRGCYALVLDPQGGIEVELYVYNAGERLLLFTQPETAEPLAEEWSEKVFIQDVDIRVATDDYATFGIHGPQATEKVASVLNGAASPDERYSFVRGTMGDEGVTVIRTDALTGEESYEVICAADDAEAVYDTLLNQGLNAAPFGYRTFENLALEAGSPLFHTELEGTLPNVLGLRTALDFDKGCYVGQEVVSRVENRGQPSRKLVGLTLEGDAVPEGGAAVFDGDASVGEVTRAGESPLLEEVLALAIVDYDLESDELTVRVGGEEVAATRTDLPFVDGSDLSDRLPEYQ from the coding sequence ATGAGCGTCATCGAGTCCATCCACGCGGACCACGGGGCCACGTTCGGCGAGCGCGCCGGTCGAACAATCGTCGAACACTACGGCCGGCCGGAGCGCACGCAGCGGGCGGTCCGCAACGGCGTCGGGCTGCTCGAGTTGGCCTACGGCGTGATCGTCGTGGAGGGCGACGACCGGATCGAGTACGTCGACAACGTTGTGTCGAACCGGGTTCCCGCGGAGGACGGTCGGGGCTGTTACGCGCTCGTCCTCGATCCCCAGGGCGGCATCGAGGTGGAACTCTACGTCTACAACGCGGGCGAGCGACTGCTCCTCTTCACCCAGCCCGAGACCGCCGAACCCCTCGCCGAGGAGTGGTCCGAGAAGGTGTTCATCCAGGACGTCGACATCCGGGTCGCGACCGACGACTACGCGACCTTCGGGATCCACGGCCCGCAGGCGACCGAGAAGGTTGCGAGCGTCCTCAACGGGGCCGCCTCGCCCGACGAACGCTACTCCTTCGTCCGCGGGACGATGGGCGACGAGGGCGTCACCGTCATCCGCACTGACGCGCTCACTGGCGAGGAGAGCTACGAAGTGATCTGCGCTGCCGACGACGCCGAGGCCGTCTACGATACGCTGCTCAACCAGGGGCTCAACGCCGCTCCCTTCGGCTACCGGACGTTCGAGAACCTCGCGCTCGAGGCCGGATCGCCGCTCTTTCACACCGAACTCGAGGGGACGCTCCCGAACGTGCTCGGCCTGCGAACGGCTCTGGACTTCGATAAGGGGTGTTACGTCGGTCAGGAGGTCGTCTCCCGCGTCGAGAATCGCGGCCAGCCCAGCCGGAAACTCGTCGGGCTCACGCTCGAGGGCGACGCCGTCCCCGAGGGCGGCGCGGCCGTCTTCGACGGCGACGCGTCGGTCGGCGAAGTGACCCGCGCCGGCGAGAGCCCGCTGCTCGAGGAGGTGCTCGCGCTCGCGATCGTCGACTACGACCTCGAGAGCGACGAGCTAACGGTCCGCGTCGGCGGCGAAGAAGTAGCCGCGACCCGAACCGATCTCCCGTTCGTCGACGGGTCGGACCTATCCGACCGGCTGCCCGAGTATCAGTAG
- the pdhA gene encoding pyruvate dehydrogenase (acetyl-transferring) E1 component subunit alpha, which translates to MSGDVLERDLFHLLDREPDDRIRVLDADGTVVAPELEPVLETETLRSMYRDMRFSRRFDERMINLQRQGRLGTYASLAGQEGSQIGSTYALADDDMLSFQYREHGALVARGLPWEYLLYWMGHEDGNAALAELDVFPLNISIAGHLPHAVGWSWAAKLNGDERASVVHFGDGATSEGDFHEAMNFAGVFDTPTVFFCNNNQWAISIPRERQTASATIAQKAEAYGFAGVQVDGMDPLATYVVTAAAREKALEPNGDGGGDGDRLRPTLIEAVQYRYGAHTTADDPSVYRDDAEVERWREKDPIDRFEAYLRDRDVLDDERIEAIESEIDETLATLVDRAEDVDGDPAELFEHTYAEPTPRLEEQRAYLDDLRDSHGDEKLLGDE; encoded by the coding sequence ATGTCAGGGGACGTCCTCGAGCGCGACCTGTTCCATCTACTCGACCGGGAACCGGACGATCGGATCCGAGTGCTCGACGCCGACGGGACCGTCGTCGCGCCCGAGCTGGAACCGGTCCTCGAGACCGAGACGCTGCGGTCGATGTACCGGGACATGCGGTTCTCCCGACGGTTCGACGAACGCATGATCAACCTCCAGCGCCAGGGTCGCCTGGGGACCTACGCCTCGCTGGCCGGTCAGGAGGGATCCCAGATCGGGTCGACCTACGCGCTCGCGGACGACGACATGCTTTCGTTCCAGTACCGGGAACACGGCGCGCTGGTCGCACGAGGGCTCCCCTGGGAGTACCTGCTGTACTGGATGGGCCACGAGGACGGCAACGCCGCCCTCGCCGAACTCGACGTCTTTCCGCTGAACATCTCGATCGCCGGCCACCTCCCCCACGCGGTGGGCTGGTCGTGGGCAGCGAAACTGAACGGCGACGAGCGCGCGAGCGTCGTCCACTTCGGCGACGGCGCCACGTCGGAGGGGGACTTCCACGAAGCGATGAACTTCGCCGGCGTGTTCGACACGCCGACGGTTTTCTTCTGTAACAACAATCAATGGGCCATCTCGATCCCGCGCGAGCGCCAGACCGCCAGCGCGACCATCGCGCAAAAGGCCGAGGCCTACGGCTTCGCGGGCGTCCAGGTCGACGGGATGGACCCGCTCGCGACCTACGTCGTCACAGCGGCGGCCCGGGAGAAGGCCCTCGAACCGAACGGCGACGGGGGCGGGGACGGTGATCGGTTACGGCCGACGCTCATCGAGGCCGTCCAGTACCGCTACGGCGCCCACACCACGGCCGACGATCCGTCGGTCTACCGCGACGACGCGGAAGTCGAGCGCTGGCGCGAGAAGGACCCGATCGACCGATTCGAGGCCTACCTCCGCGACCGGGACGTCCTCGACGACGAGCGGATCGAAGCGATCGAGTCCGAGATCGACGAGACGCTCGCGACGCTGGTCGACCGCGCCGAGGACGTCGACGGCGACCCCGCCGAACTGTTCGAGCACACCTACGCGGAGCCGACCCCGCGACTCGAGGAACAGCGAGCGTACCTCGACGATCTGCGCGACAGTCACGGCGACGAGAAATTACTCGGAGACGAGTAA